The Chryseobacterium scophthalmum genome has a window encoding:
- a CDS encoding MFS transporter, with amino-acid sequence MSKTTTQPTNYPALYTLILVFFFWGFIAAGNSIFIPFCKNYFSLDQFQSQLIDFAFYTAYFLGALLLFIFSTIKGIDIIGKWGYKKSIVYGLLLSAIGAAIMIVAVKANVYYGMLIGLFVVALGFSIQQTAANPFAVLLGDPKTGTSRQNLAGGVNSFGTSIGPIIVGLALFGTTATVDDDQIKHLALDKVILLYTAVGALFLIAAGIFHFSKKLPAGISTEPMEKAGKARKNLIAMTVLVILCFIPVFASYNSDAAKKIETFNEEITVLENSKKSETNVATIENIQQNIDTKKAELLEVKHPLEKTRMYYLGGALLAVVLCLVYANTSSKKNPEGWGAMKYPQLVLGMLAILAYVGVEVAIGSNLGELLSLPEFGGHQSSDLAPYISMYWGSLMIGRWTGAITVFNLNKQQQMIATIVVPFVAFLVIIGINVIAQKDMSNLYFYAICIVIQVILFLVSKNKPALTLIIFGLFGVIAMIVGLMTTGNFAIYAFLSGGLACSIMWPSIFTLAITGLGKYTAQGSAFLVMMILGGGIIPPLQGKLSDIIGIHSSYIIPVLCFAYITLFAYLAKKTLSKQGIDVDVLESEGAH; translated from the coding sequence ATGTCAAAAACAACTACTCAACCTACTAATTACCCCGCACTTTATACACTGATTTTAGTGTTTTTCTTTTGGGGTTTTATTGCAGCAGGAAACAGCATTTTTATTCCTTTCTGTAAAAATTATTTCTCACTCGATCAGTTCCAGTCGCAGCTTATCGATTTTGCGTTCTATACTGCATACTTTTTGGGAGCATTATTGCTTTTCATATTTAGTACAATCAAAGGTATAGATATCATTGGTAAATGGGGCTACAAAAAAAGTATTGTTTACGGTCTCCTCCTCTCCGCAATTGGAGCAGCTATTATGATCGTTGCGGTGAAAGCAAATGTTTACTACGGAATGCTAATCGGATTATTCGTTGTAGCACTGGGTTTTTCTATTCAGCAGACTGCAGCCAATCCTTTCGCTGTTTTGTTGGGAGATCCTAAAACAGGAACAAGCCGACAGAATCTTGCAGGTGGAGTCAACTCTTTTGGTACATCAATCGGACCTATCATTGTAGGTTTAGCTCTTTTCGGAACTACTGCAACGGTAGATGATGATCAGATTAAACATTTAGCTTTAGACAAAGTAATTTTATTGTATACCGCTGTTGGAGCATTGTTTTTAATTGCTGCCGGAATTTTTCATTTTTCTAAAAAATTACCTGCCGGAATTTCTACAGAACCCATGGAAAAAGCAGGCAAAGCAAGAAAGAATCTGATTGCAATGACTGTTTTAGTAATCCTTTGTTTCATCCCTGTATTTGCAAGTTATAATTCTGATGCTGCTAAAAAGATAGAAACTTTTAATGAGGAAATTACTGTTTTAGAAAACAGCAAAAAATCTGAAACCAATGTTGCTACGATAGAAAATATCCAACAAAACATTGACACTAAAAAAGCTGAATTGCTGGAAGTAAAACATCCTTTAGAAAAAACAAGAATGTACTATTTAGGTGGTGCTTTATTAGCCGTAGTTCTATGTCTTGTTTATGCAAATACAAGCTCTAAGAAAAATCCGGAAGGATGGGGAGCTATGAAATATCCACAACTTGTTTTGGGAATGCTTGCCATTCTTGCTTATGTAGGAGTGGAAGTAGCCATTGGTAGTAATTTGGGTGAACTTTTAAGTTTACCGGAATTTGGAGGACATCAGTCTTCAGATTTAGCACCTTATATTTCGATGTATTGGGGAAGTTTAATGATCGGAAGATGGACCGGTGCAATTACTGTTTTCAACCTTAACAAACAACAACAGATGATTGCCACTATTGTAGTTCCATTTGTTGCCTTTTTGGTGATTATAGGAATTAATGTTATTGCACAGAAAGATATGTCTAATCTGTATTTTTATGCAATCTGTATCGTTATTCAGGTGATATTATTCTTGGTGAGTAAAAATAAACCGGCTTTAACGCTTATTATTTTTGGTCTTTTTGGTGTTATTGCAATGATTGTAGGTTTAATGACCACCGGAAATTTTGCTATTTACGCTTTCTTATCTGGAGGTCTTGCTTGTAGCATTATGTGGCCATCAATTTTTACTTTGGCGATTACAGGATTAGGAAAATATACCGCTCAAGGTTCTGCATTTTTGGTAATGATGATTTTGGGAGGTGGAATTATCCCTCCATTACAAGGAAAACTTTCTGATATTATCGGAATTCACAGCTCTTATATAATCCCGGTACTTTGCTTTGCTTATATTACCCTATTTGCTTATCTTGCAAAGAAGACCTTAAGCAAACAAGGAATTGATGTTGACGTTTTAGAATCTGAAGGTGCACATTAA
- a CDS encoding DUF3810 domain-containing protein produces the protein MVSFFEKVFEFQKKIHQLLFAWIPFSFGDVLYILLGILLIYLIIKLFKKKTRSNAVFKILIVLNITYFTYQVFWGMLYFQTPIIAKLPKTEVTLEVRKALALEYLEKSKATRKLVKEDKNGVFVIKDLNAIQQEILDRQKTLPNFISQKESTTTNSFKSSLFGKTMSFTGILGYYNPFTAEAQFNAELPSSYLPFTLSHESSHQLGFAREQEANFVGYLIGVHSKNPELRYSTEYFTLKSLLNSIVNEDEKFVKTALENYSEGMKRDRLNERKFIAEHQGYLNDFFGFTNNLFLKSNQQEGAITYSYFIDLLVHYKSIFTP, from the coding sequence GTGGTTTCTTTTTTTGAAAAAGTATTTGAATTTCAGAAAAAAATCCATCAGCTATTATTCGCATGGATTCCTTTTTCATTTGGAGATGTACTGTATATTTTATTGGGAATTTTATTGATTTATTTAATCATCAAACTCTTTAAAAAGAAAACAAGAAGCAATGCTGTATTTAAAATATTAATTGTTTTAAATATTACTTATTTCACTTATCAGGTATTTTGGGGAATGCTTTATTTTCAGACACCGATTATCGCAAAACTTCCAAAAACAGAAGTTACACTGGAAGTAAGAAAAGCATTGGCATTAGAATATCTTGAAAAATCGAAAGCAACCAGAAAGCTCGTTAAAGAAGATAAAAACGGAGTTTTTGTCATTAAAGATTTAAATGCAATTCAACAAGAAATATTAGATCGACAAAAAACGCTTCCTAATTTTATAAGTCAAAAAGAAAGCACTACAACCAATTCATTTAAATCCAGTTTATTTGGAAAAACAATGAGTTTTACAGGTATTTTAGGGTATTACAATCCTTTCACTGCAGAAGCTCAATTCAACGCTGAATTGCCATCTTCTTATCTTCCATTCACTCTTTCTCATGAAAGTTCTCATCAATTGGGATTTGCAAGAGAACAGGAAGCAAATTTTGTAGGTTATCTGATTGGTGTACATTCAAAAAATCCTGAGCTCAGATACAGCACGGAATATTTTACTTTAAAGAGCTTATTAAATTCTATCGTTAATGAAGATGAAAAGTTTGTAAAAACGGCTTTAGAAAACTATTCTGAAGGAATGAAGAGAGACCGATTGAATGAAAGGAAATTTATAGCAGAACATCAAGGCTATCTGAATGACTTTTTTGGGTTTACCAATAATCTTTTTCTTAAAAGCAATCAGCAGGAAGGCGCGATTACTTATTCTTATTTCATTGACCTTTTAGTACACTACAAAAGCATCTTTACTCCATAA
- a CDS encoding T9SS type A sorting domain-containing protein, with translation MMVQRYNPAGQPVWANPVNIVSNDPAKRTSPADIYELANNEIEIIFHKLATSQISYLFAQKLDSNGNIQWSDGPTQITTQTTVSNGFYSGFSDGNNVYYGYTSGQNNRFDSYLQRVNSDGSLPWGVNGVDFDTNQTNFEKNIKVAFAPGSQNIWAIANYTGTSQGSGGEYVQKFDKVTGNRLFTNNAKQVFPISADFMMHTSDLHLVDGKPYFVVEKINGSAPISTSLNAVLLDDNGNFAWPQQYIPMATLSRPKSYVTVLKPFNNRSVIVFKEEKTGTNANPFTYAQSLVLPAASLGTSDIVKTKSVTLYPNPATDVIHLDGADNSNFVIYNAVGQVVKSGEMKSGEIVVNELVKGQYILKLKGEEKAIKFIKK, from the coding sequence ATGATGGTACAGAGATATAATCCTGCAGGGCAGCCTGTTTGGGCAAATCCTGTGAACATCGTTTCTAATGACCCTGCCAAAAGAACTTCTCCTGCTGATATTTATGAGTTGGCAAATAATGAAATAGAAATTATTTTCCACAAATTGGCTACGTCTCAGATTAGTTATTTATTTGCTCAGAAGTTAGATTCTAATGGAAATATTCAATGGTCAGACGGACCTACTCAAATAACAACACAAACGACAGTATCAAATGGTTTTTACTCTGGGTTTTCAGATGGCAACAATGTTTACTACGGCTATACAAGCGGACAAAATAACCGATTCGATTCATATTTGCAGAGAGTAAACTCAGATGGTAGTTTACCTTGGGGAGTAAATGGAGTAGATTTTGATACAAACCAAACAAACTTTGAGAAAAATATAAAAGTGGCTTTTGCTCCTGGTTCACAAAATATATGGGCAATTGCAAACTATACAGGAACTTCACAAGGAAGTGGGGGAGAATATGTACAGAAGTTTGATAAAGTTACTGGTAACAGGCTTTTTACTAACAACGCAAAGCAGGTTTTTCCTATATCAGCTGACTTTATGATGCACACAAGTGACTTACATTTAGTTGATGGAAAACCTTATTTTGTAGTAGAGAAAATAAATGGTTCTGCACCGATTTCAACGTCTTTAAATGCTGTTTTGCTGGATGATAATGGAAACTTTGCATGGCCTCAACAATATATTCCAATGGCTACTTTATCTAGGCCTAAAAGCTATGTTACTGTTCTAAAACCTTTTAATAACCGAAGTGTAATTGTATTTAAGGAGGAAAAAACTGGTACTAATGCAAATCCATTCACTTATGCGCAAAGTCTTGTACTTCCTGCTGCATCATTAGGAACGAGTGATATTGTAAAAACTAAATCGGTTACATTATATCCAAACCCTGCTACTGATGTTATTCATTTAGATGGCGCTGATAATTCTAATTTTGTTATTTATAATGCTGTAGGACAAGTGGTAAAATCAGGTGAAATGAAATCAGGCGAAATTGTGGTAAACGAGCTTGTGAAAGGTCAATATATTTTGAAATTAAAGGGAGAGGAAAAAGCAATTAAATTCATTAAAAAATAA
- a CDS encoding peroxiredoxin family protein: MKKILVLSGMLLAFSIKAQFSVNIQSQPDFNEQEAVLYTLNGSKDIIVTKEKSKGNVWTFKYPKNYSGMMKVYFPNTNNSVSFISENKNINIQLETKANKIQNVIYQDESNELMNAIQESSQKKEIILPALVQIKEYYKDNTEFGKALISEMGKLSGASSIDQTKHPFVYYYNTNYNKFLSNNPAKKVTQEEIVNFIDKSSDMLESSSLLRPILVSYLNVGGNTNVNASVDTLINKLNVETPRGQTVLSELIDIFDVYDMNDFKTKYLALAKGLKCTINDRLASTLKSNAATDIGAVFPAYKFHSAVNTNAKSIADVKADKKVIVFWSSTCSHCENELPQLLTKYKDLQAKNIQIIGMSLDTDKNAYTTKIAAFPWINDSELRGWNSSFAEIYNIHATPTYFILDANNKIISKPNHVGDVLEYFKLK; the protein is encoded by the coding sequence ATGAAAAAGATACTTGTATTATCAGGAATGCTGTTGGCATTTTCTATTAAAGCGCAGTTTTCTGTAAATATTCAGTCGCAACCGGATTTTAATGAGCAAGAAGCTGTTTTGTATACATTAAACGGTTCTAAAGATATTATTGTTACCAAAGAAAAAAGTAAAGGAAATGTCTGGACTTTCAAATATCCAAAAAATTATTCTGGAATGATGAAAGTGTATTTTCCTAATACCAATAATTCTGTGAGTTTTATTTCTGAAAACAAAAATATTAACATTCAACTTGAGACAAAAGCAAATAAAATACAGAATGTAATTTATCAGGATGAATCGAATGAACTGATGAATGCTATTCAGGAATCTTCTCAGAAAAAAGAAATCATTCTTCCTGCATTAGTTCAGATTAAAGAATATTATAAAGATAATACAGAGTTTGGGAAAGCATTAATCAGTGAGATGGGTAAACTCTCAGGAGCAAGTAGTATCGATCAGACGAAGCATCCGTTTGTTTATTATTATAATACCAATTATAATAAATTCCTTTCCAATAACCCTGCAAAAAAAGTTACCCAGGAAGAGATTGTCAATTTTATAGACAAATCAAGCGATATGTTGGAGAGCTCGTCTCTTTTACGTCCAATTCTTGTGTCTTATCTTAATGTGGGTGGAAACACCAATGTCAATGCTTCTGTAGATACTTTGATTAATAAATTAAATGTTGAAACACCAAGAGGGCAAACTGTGCTTTCTGAGCTGATTGATATCTTTGATGTGTATGACATGAATGATTTTAAAACGAAATATCTTGCATTGGCAAAAGGTTTAAAATGTACGATTAATGACCGTTTGGCTTCAACCTTAAAATCTAATGCAGCTACAGATATTGGAGCTGTTTTTCCGGCTTATAAATTTCATTCTGCTGTAAATACCAATGCTAAGTCGATTGCCGATGTAAAAGCTGATAAAAAAGTGATTGTTTTTTGGTCTTCAACATGCTCACATTGTGAAAATGAATTGCCACAGCTTTTAACTAAATACAAAGATTTACAAGCAAAAAATATTCAGATAATCGGAATGTCGCTGGATACTGATAAAAATGCTTATACAACTAAAATTGCTGCATTTCCTTGGATCAATGATTCAGAATTGAGAGGATGGAACAGTTCTTTTGCTGAAATTTATAATATTCATGCAACACCAACGTATTTTATTTTGGATGCTAACAATAAGATTATCAGTAAGCCCAATCATGTTGGTGATGTTTTAGAATATTTTAAGCTAAAATAA
- a CDS encoding T9SS type A sorting domain-containing protein, translating to MKKNLLTLGVLSIGLSVQAQTVLLHVDNTAKMYVSNGTLVYNGGGVQTRGDGNIDLHGNMMIVGGNGTDVFRTIDTNVTPGPRTDGANIILRLNDPSTAGYVNSTYGQLYISNISQDRITAIVDKEYKDANQGSFQQMALPFSNKTVLSFSQNLLKGSNFTNNRTTTALAYWDNTNTVMRVVNPSTSTDPGNSTALYGPTTYFAVGTTGWVPNPAGSAVLTLKGIPYSDTSTSTNAVSLTNGGKPGGNSLNYGSSGQYINVFGERYNTYLNDPFDTRWTDTYGKELYQYGNPYLTNLDLSRIGTELLETGTVKDGNVLPVQGVRYSQTGISYSSTTGTSTQLENTVTFSNTSSGSVASAGDVDKLIIKPMGTVYIKLNPAFETANPGLYSRTLNFNTLRRFASTARTASTSYSVTAAKNNPSSTVKQLGVIALDNQDKEIYRTYYVVHDGATTGYSSAATLQANLGYNSNNTPASGAIYTNEEYITGGEDPTYASQYNLYINEANEVNFLHKKIPLKLNSSTISKLKFEIRENAALIPTNQSALSAGESFWIKINGNNVMLSQDQVINAGSVSVAGLYYGEPEPETVLGTSDLTKKSSTIVTYEKSSNNFVVIFDKSWKNADIIIYDMSGKLINSEKRVNTASNHTLNIPKQINNGYLITIKADNGQVYNTKIMR from the coding sequence ATGAAAAAAAATTTATTAACACTCGGTGTTTTATCGATTGGTTTGTCTGTTCAGGCGCAGACAGTTCTACTACATGTAGACAATACGGCTAAAATGTATGTGAGTAACGGAACCCTCGTGTATAACGGTGGAGGAGTACAGACCAGAGGTGATGGCAACATTGACCTTCATGGGAATATGATGATTGTAGGTGGAAATGGTACTGATGTTTTTAGGACAATTGATACAAATGTAACTCCTGGACCTAGAACGGATGGTGCAAATATTATTTTACGATTAAATGATCCCTCAACAGCAGGTTATGTAAATTCCACATATGGTCAATTGTATATAAGCAATATATCCCAAGACAGAATTACTGCTATTGTAGACAAAGAATATAAGGACGCTAATCAAGGCAGTTTTCAGCAAATGGCATTGCCTTTTTCTAATAAGACAGTTCTATCTTTTTCTCAAAATTTATTGAAAGGTTCTAACTTCACGAATAACAGGACTACAACAGCTTTAGCGTATTGGGATAATACCAATACTGTTATGAGAGTGGTAAATCCTTCTACATCAACAGATCCGGGGAATTCAACAGCGTTATATGGGCCTACAACATATTTTGCAGTGGGAACTACTGGATGGGTTCCTAATCCAGCAGGTTCGGCAGTGCTTACTTTAAAAGGGATACCATATTCTGATACTTCTACTTCTACAAATGCTGTAAGTTTAACAAACGGAGGTAAACCTGGTGGTAATTCATTAAATTATGGTTCTTCAGGGCAATATATAAATGTTTTTGGTGAAAGATATAATACATATTTAAATGATCCATTTGATACAAGATGGACAGATACTTATGGTAAAGAGCTTTATCAATACGGAAATCCTTACTTAACCAATCTAGATTTAAGCAGAATTGGAACTGAGCTTTTGGAAACAGGAACTGTAAAAGACGGTAATGTTCTGCCAGTTCAAGGAGTAAGATATTCTCAGACTGGAATAAGTTATTCTTCAACAACGGGTACTAGTACACAACTTGAGAATACAGTGACTTTTAGTAATACTTCTTCAGGATCTGTAGCTTCGGCTGGAGATGTAGATAAGTTGATAATAAAACCAATGGGTACTGTATATATAAAGTTGAATCCTGCTTTTGAAACAGCTAATCCGGGTTTATATTCAAGAACTTTAAATTTTAATACTCTAAGACGATTTGCATCTACCGCAAGAACAGCAAGCACTTCTTACTCTGTGACTGCGGCAAAAAACAATCCTTCATCAACTGTTAAACAGTTAGGCGTTATTGCTTTGGATAATCAAGATAAAGAAATTTATAGAACTTATTATGTTGTTCATGATGGTGCTACAACCGGCTATAGTTCGGCTGCCACTTTACAGGCTAATTTAGGGTATAATAGTAATAATACACCTGCAAGCGGTGCTATTTATACGAATGAAGAGTATATTACAGGAGGTGAAGATCCTACTTATGCCTCTCAATATAATTTGTATATTAATGAAGCTAATGAGGTAAACTTTTTACATAAAAAAATACCATTAAAACTTAATTCGAGTACGATAAGTAAATTAAAATTTGAGATTAGAGAGAATGCAGCATTAATTCCGACAAACCAATCTGCATTAAGCGCAGGTGAAAGCTTTTGGATAAAAATTAATGGAAACAATGTAATGCTGTCTCAGGATCAGGTTATAAATGCAGGATCAGTATCTGTCGCAGGTCTATATTATGGAGAGCCAGAACCTGAAACTGTTTTAGGAACTTCAGATTTGACGAAAAAGAGTAGTACAATTGTGACCTATGAAAAATCTTCAAACAATTTTGTAGTTATATTTGATAAATCCTGGAAAAATGCTGATATTATCATTTACGATATGAGTGGTAAATTAATTAATTCTGAAAAAAGAGTTAATACGGCATCTAATCATACTTTAAATATTCCTAAACAGATAAATAATGGTTATTTGATTACCATTAAAGCTGATAACGGGCAAGTGTATAACACAAAAATAATGAGATAA
- the clpX gene encoding ATP-dependent Clp protease ATP-binding subunit ClpX: MNSNQCSFCGKKRNEVQMLISGQNGFICENCIEQAHSIVKDTVSPAGFSPAESIDELKKPKEIKEFLNQYVIGQDQAKKQLSIAVYNHYKRLLHAKDENREVELEKSNIIMIGETGTGKTLLAKTIAKELNVPFCIVDATILTEAGYVGEDVESILSRLLMVADYDVEKAEKGIVFIDEIDKIARKSDNPSITRDVSGEGVQQGLLKLLEGSIVNVPPQGGRKHPDQKYIQVNTQNILFIAGGAFDGIKEIIERRMNKQAIGFSAEKINKVEEDEYVLTNINAIDLRSFGLIPELLGRFPIITYLEKLTKETMIRIMKEPKNSIINQFVELFKMDGTKLVFTDEAIEMIVDETMEKGLGARGLRGTTEKVLEDYMFTVGEHDEIVLTKDNILIIK; encoded by the coding sequence ATGAATTCAAACCAATGTTCTTTCTGTGGTAAGAAAAGAAATGAAGTACAAATGCTGATTTCTGGGCAGAATGGTTTTATTTGTGAAAACTGCATTGAGCAGGCGCATTCAATTGTAAAAGATACGGTTTCACCAGCGGGATTTTCACCGGCTGAGTCTATTGACGAACTTAAAAAGCCAAAAGAAATTAAAGAATTTCTAAATCAATACGTGATCGGACAAGATCAGGCAAAAAAACAACTTTCAATTGCAGTATATAATCATTATAAAAGATTGCTGCATGCAAAAGACGAAAACAGAGAAGTAGAGCTTGAGAAATCAAACATCATCATGATTGGTGAAACAGGAACAGGAAAAACACTTTTGGCAAAAACTATTGCTAAAGAGCTGAATGTTCCTTTTTGTATTGTAGATGCAACGATTTTAACCGAAGCAGGGTATGTAGGTGAAGATGTTGAAAGTATTCTTTCAAGACTTTTGATGGTTGCAGACTACGATGTAGAAAAAGCAGAAAAAGGAATTGTTTTTATTGATGAAATTGATAAAATAGCCAGAAAATCTGATAATCCGAGTATAACAAGAGATGTTTCTGGGGAAGGAGTACAGCAAGGTTTATTAAAGCTTCTTGAAGGAAGTATTGTGAATGTTCCGCCACAAGGAGGAAGAAAACATCCTGATCAAAAATATATTCAGGTAAATACTCAAAATATATTATTTATCGCAGGTGGTGCTTTTGATGGAATTAAAGAAATCATTGAAAGAAGAATGAATAAGCAGGCGATTGGTTTTAGTGCTGAGAAGATCAATAAAGTAGAAGAAGATGAATATGTTTTAACAAATATTAATGCAATCGATCTTCGTTCATTCGGATTAATTCCTGAACTTTTAGGAAGATTTCCAATTATTACTTACCTCGAAAAGTTAACTAAAGAGACGATGATAAGAATCATGAAAGAACCAAAAAATTCTATTATCAACCAATTTGTGGAACTTTTTAAGATGGACGGAACGAAATTAGTATTCACGGACGAAGCTATAGAAATGATTGTTGACGAAACTATGGAGAAGGGTTTGGGCGCTAGAGGCTTACGTGGAACTACAGAAAAAGTCCTAGAAGACTATATGTTTACGGTGGGAGAGCATGATGAAATTGTACTCACAAAAGATAATATTTTGATTATTAAGTGA
- a CDS encoding HIT family protein translates to MSSIFTKIINGEISAYKIAEDENFVAFLDAMPLVKGHTLVIPKKEVDLIFDMESEEYKNLWAFAQTVAKKVKNAIPCIRVGVAVVGLEVPHAHIHLIPLNKMEDMNFRNERLKLSAEEYSEIQNSIINS, encoded by the coding sequence ATGAGTTCAATTTTCACAAAAATCATCAACGGAGAAATTTCTGCCTATAAAATTGCAGAAGATGAAAACTTCGTAGCATTCTTAGATGCAATGCCTTTGGTAAAAGGTCACACTTTGGTTATTCCTAAAAAAGAAGTAGATCTTATTTTTGATATGGAAAGCGAAGAGTACAAAAATCTTTGGGCTTTTGCACAAACAGTTGCCAAAAAAGTGAAAAATGCAATCCCTTGTATAAGAGTGGGTGTTGCAGTTGTGGGGCTAGAAGTTCCTCATGCTCATATTCATTTGATTCCATTGAATAAAATGGAGGATATGAATTTCAGAAACGAAAGACTGAAACTTTCTGCGGAAGAATATTCCGAAATTCAAAATTCAATAATTAATTCTTAA
- the greA gene encoding transcription elongation factor GreA, whose protein sequence is MASYVTKEGLDKMKAELEQLEKIERPKITQQIAEARDKGDLSENAEYDAAKEAQGMLEMRISKLKDVVTTSKIIDETQLDTSKVSILTTIKLLNNDTKKEQVFTLVPDNESDLKSGKISVNTPIAKGLLGKVVGETAEIVLPNGNKLSFQVLDITL, encoded by the coding sequence ATGGCAAGCTATGTAACCAAGGAAGGTTTAGATAAAATGAAAGCCGAGCTTGAACAATTGGAAAAAATTGAGAGACCAAAAATCACTCAACAGATTGCAGAAGCAAGAGATAAAGGCGACTTGTCTGAAAATGCAGAATATGATGCAGCCAAAGAGGCACAAGGAATGTTGGAAATGAGAATTTCTAAACTGAAAGATGTTGTGACTACTTCTAAAATAATTGATGAAACTCAATTGGATACTTCTAAAGTGTCAATTCTTACAACAATAAAACTTTTGAATAACGATACGAAAAAAGAGCAGGTTTTCACTTTGGTTCCCGATAATGAAAGTGACTTGAAGTCTGGAAAGATTTCTGTAAACACACCTATTGCAAAAGGTTTACTAGGTAAAGTAGTGGGCGAAACTGCAGAGATTGTTCTTCCAAACGGTAATAAATTGTCTTTTCAGGTTTTAGACATAACTTTGTAA
- the dtd gene encoding D-aminoacyl-tRNA deacylase, giving the protein MKAVIQRVSEASVKVDGNVVGKINTGFMLLIGIDENDEKTDADWLVQKILNLRIFGDENDKLNLSIKDINGEILCISQFTLIADYKKGNRPSFIKAAKPDKAIPLFEYFKEELSKSDLRIESGIFGADMKVSLTNDGPVTIVMDSLTKQ; this is encoded by the coding sequence ATGAAAGCAGTAATACAAAGAGTTTCTGAAGCCTCTGTAAAAGTAGACGGAAATGTTGTTGGAAAAATAAACACCGGCTTTATGCTTTTGATCGGGATAGACGAAAACGATGAAAAGACAGATGCTGACTGGCTTGTACAGAAAATATTAAACCTTAGAATTTTTGGTGACGAAAACGACAAACTCAATTTATCTATTAAAGATATTAATGGAGAGATTTTGTGCATCAGTCAATTTACTTTAATTGCTGATTACAAAAAAGGGAATCGCCCATCATTTATAAAAGCAGCAAAACCTGATAAAGCCATTCCTCTTTTCGAGTATTTTAAGGAAGAACTTTCCAAATCAGATTTACGAATTGAAAGTGGAATTTTCGGAGCAGATATGAAAGTTTCGTTAACGAACGATGGTCCTGTAACGATTGTAATGGACAGTCTTACAAAACAATAA